Proteins encoded in a region of the Penaeus vannamei isolate JL-2024 chromosome 30, ASM4276789v1, whole genome shotgun sequence genome:
- the LOC138867455 gene encoding mucin-2-like: protein MVRSVVKKEKTNAKIWEVDVERKPNATEVYLLPLFHARMVRSVVKKEKTNAKIWEVDVERKPNATEVYLLPLYHARMVRSVVKKEKTNAKIWEVDVERKPNATEVYLLPLYHVKRAKSVVKREKTNAKIWEVDVERKPNATEVYLLPLYHARMVRSVVKKEKTNAKIWEVDVERPNATEVSSPHTFKEGKVCCEKGKTNAKIWEVDVERKPNATEGKNKCKDLGGRCRKEAKCNGGILTPSIPCKEGKVCCEKGKNKCKDLGGRCRKETKCTGDILTPSVPCKSGKVCCEKGTTCKSLSGQCKKEDKCQSKVLNPSKKCKAGKVCCLIRTCRDRGGKCKKEGKCNGRIVKVKKPCKEPKVCCLDPTVPRTTTSPGTPTATVEPTSVSTTTSIPPTTVTNVTTTTTDTTTATATGTTTATTSGINTATTTGTTTATTTGTTTATTTGTTATTTTGTTTATTTGTTTATTTNTTTATTTDTTTATTTGTTTATTSDTNTATTTGTTTATTTGTTTATTTGTTTATTTGTTTATTTGTTTATTTGTTTATTTGTTTATTTGTTTATTTGTTATTTTGTTTATTTGTTTATTTDTTTATTTDTTTATTTDTTTATTTGTTTATTTGTTTATTTGTTTATTTGTTTATTTDTTTATTTDSTTATTTDSTTATTTDTTTATTTDTTTATTTDTTTATTTDTTTATTTDTTTATTTGTTTATTTDTTTATTTDTTTATTTDTSTATTTDTTTATTTGTTTATTTDSTTATTTDTTTATTTGTTTATTTDTTTATTTGTTTDTTTDTTTATTTGTTTATTTDTTTATTTDTTTATTTDTTTGTTTDTTTATTTGTTTATTTDTTTATTTGTTTATTTDTTTATTTDTTTATTTGTTSATTTGTTTATTTDTTTATTTDTTTDTTTGTTTATTTDTTTATTTGTTTATTTGTTTATTTDTTTATTTDTTTATTTGTTTATTTDTTTATTTDSTTATTTDTTSATTTDTITATTTDTTTATTTDTTTATTTDTTTATTTGTTNATTTDTTTATTTDTTTATTTGTTTATTTGTTTATTTDTTTATTDSTTATTTDSTTATTTDSSTATTTDTTTATTTDTTTATTTGTTTATTTGTTTATTTDTTTATTTDTTTATTTDTTTATTTVTTTATTTDTTTATTTGTTTATTTDTTTATTTGTTTATTTDTTATTTGTTTATTTDTTTATTTDTTTATTTDTTTATTTGTTTATTTDTTTATTTDTTTATTTDTTTATTTDSTTATTTDTTTATTTDTTTATTTDTTTGTTTGTTTATTTDTTTATTTDTTTATTTDTTTATTTDTTTATTMDTTTATTTDSTTATTTDTTTATTTGTTTATTTDTTTATTMDTTTATTTDTTTATTTGTTTATTTGTTTATTTDTTTATTTDTTTATTTDTTTATTTDTTTATTTDTTTATTTDTTTATTTDTTTATTTDTTTATTTDTTTATTTDTTTATTTDTTTATTTDTTTATTTDTTTATTTDTTTATTTDTTTATTTDTTTATTSATTSG from the exons ATGGTAAGGTCtgttgtgaaaaaggaaaaaacaaatgcaaagaTCTGGGAGGTAGATGTCGAAAGGAAGCCAAATGCAACGGAGGTATACTTACTCCCTCTATTCCATGCAAGGATGGTAAGGTCtgttgtgaaaaaggaaaaaacaaatgcaaagaTCTGGGAGGTAGATGTCGAAAGGAAGCCAAATGCAACGGAGGTATACTTACTCCCTCTATACCATGCAAGGATGGTAAGGTCtgttgtgaaaaaggaaaaaacaaatgcaaagaTCTGGGAGGTAGATGTCGAAAGGAAGCCAAATGCAACGGAGGTATACTTACTCCCTCTATACCATGTAAAGAGGGCAAAGTCTgttgtgaaaagggaaaaaacaaatgcaaagaTCTGGGAGGTAGATGTCGAAAGGAAGCCAAATGCAACGGAGGTATACTTACTCCCTCTATACCATGCAAGGATGGTAAGGTCtgttgtgaaaaaggaaaaaacaaatgcaaagaTCTGGGAGGTAGATGTCGAAAGGCCAAATGCAACGGAGGTATCTTCTCCTCATACCTTTAAAGAGGGCAAAGTCTGTtgtgaaaagggaaaaacaaatgcAAAGATCTGGGAGGTAGATGTCGAAAGGAAGCCAAATGCAACGGAG ggaaaaaacaaatgcaaagaTCTGGGAGGTAGATGTCGAAAGGAAGCCAAATGCAACGGAGGTATACTTACTCCCTCTATACCATGTAAAGAGGGCAAAGTCtgttgtgaaaaaggaaaaaacaaatgcaaagaTCTGGGAGGTAGATGTCGAAAGGAAACCAAATGCACTGGGGATATACTTACTCCCTCTGTACCGTGCAAGAGTGGTAAGGTCTGTTGTGAAAAGGGAACAACTTGTAAATCACTAAGTGGACAGTGTAAAAAGGAAGACAAGTGTCAAAGCAAAGTGTTAAACCCCAGCAAGAAGTGCAAAGCTGGTAAGGTATGCTGCTTAATCCGCACCTGTCGCGACCGAGGAGGGAagtgtaagaaggaaggaaagtgcaACGGTAGAATCGTCAAGGTGAAGAAGCCATGCAAGGAACCCAAAGTCTGCTGTCTAG ATCCCACCGTGCCAAGAACAACAACTTCCCCCGGAACTCCAACTGCAACTGTTGAACCTACATCTGTTTCCACCACGACTTCTATACCTCCCACCACTGTTACTAAtgtaactactactacaacagacacaaccactgccactGCAACAGGTACAACCACTGCAACTACATCAGGTATAAACACTGCTACTACAACAGGTAcgaccactgccactacaacaggtacaaccactgccactacaacaggtacAACCGCTACCACTACAACaggtacaaccactgccactacaactggcacaactactgccactacaacaaacacaaccactgccactacaacagatacaaccactgccactacaacaggtacAACCACTGCAACTACATCAGATACAAACACTGCAACAACAACAGGCacaactactgccactacaacaggtacaaccactgccactacaacaggtacaactactgccactacaacaggtacaactactgccactacaacaggtacaaccactgccactacaacaggtacaaccactgctactacaacaggtacgaccactgccactacaacaggcacaaccactgccactacaacaggtacAACCGCTACCACTACAACaggtacaaccactgccactacaacaggcacaactactgccactacgacagacacaaccactgccactacaacagatacaactactgccactacaacagatacaactactgccactacaacaggtacaactactgccactacaacaggtacaactactgccactacaacaggtacaaccactgccactacaacaggcacaaccactgccactacaacagacacaaccactgccactacaacagattcaaccactgccactacaacagactcaaccactgccactacaacagatacaaccactgccactacaacggatacaaccactgccactacaacagatacgaccactgccactacaacagatacaaccactgccactacaacagatacaaccactgccactacaacaggcacaaccactgccactacaacagatacaaccactgccactacaacagatacaaccactgccactacaacagatacaagcactgccactacaacagatacaaccactgccactacaacaggcacaaccactgccactacaacagattcaaccactgccactacaacagatacaaccactgccactacaacaggcacaaccactgccactacaacagatacaactactgccactacaacaggcacaaccactgacactacaacagatacaactactgccactacaacaggcacaactactgccactacaacagatacaaccactgccactacaacagatacaaccactgccactacaacagatacaaccactggcactacaacggatacaaccactgccactacaacaggcacaaccactgccactacaacagatacaaccactgccactacaacaggtacaaccactgccactacaacagatacaaccactgccactacaacggatacaaccactgccactacaacaggcacaacctctgccactacaacaggcacaaccactgccactacaacagatacaaccactgccactacaacagatacaacaactgacactacaacaggcacaaccactgccactacaacagatacaaccactgccactacaacaggcacaaccactgccactacaacaggcacaaccactgccactacaacagacacaaccactgccactacaacagatacaaccactgccactacaacaggcacaaccactgccactacaacagatacaactactgccactacaacagattcaaccactgccactacaacagatacaacctctgccactacaacagatacaatcactgccactacaacagatacaaccactgccactacaacagatacaaccactgccactacaacagatacaaccactgccactacaacaggcacaaccaatgccactacaacagacacaaccactgccactacaacagatacaaccactgccactacaacaggcacaaccactgccactacaacaggcacaaccactgccactacaacagatacaactactgctacaacaGATTcaactactgccactacaacagattcaaccactgccactacaacagattcatccactgccactacaacagacacaaccactgccactacaacagatacaaccactgccactacaacaggcacaaccactgccactacaacaggcacaaccactgccactacaacagatacaaccactgccactacaacagacacaaccactgccactacaacagatacaaccactgccactacaactgtcacaaccactgccactacaacagatacaaccactgccactacaacaggcacaaccactgccactacaacagatacaaccactgctactacaacaggcacaaccactgccactacaacagatactactgccactacaacaggcacaaccactgccactacaacagatacaaccactgccactacaacggatacaaccactgccactacaacagatacaaccactgctactacaacaggcacaaccactgccactacaacagatacaactactgccactacaacagatacaaccactgccactacaacagatacaactactgccactacaacagattcaaccactgccactacaacagatacaaccactgccactacaacagatacaaccactgccactacaacagatacaaccactggcactacaacaggcacaaccactgccactacaacggacACAAcaactgccactacaacagatacaaccactgccactacaacagatacaaccactgccactacaacagatacaaccactgccactacaatggatacaactactgccactacaacagattcaacaactgccactacaacagatacaaccactgccactacaacaggcacaaccactgccactacaacggatacaaccactgccactacaatggatacaaccactgccactacaacagatacaaccactgccactacaacaggcacaaccactgccactacaacaggcacaaccactgccactacaacagatacaaccactgccactacaacagatacaaccactgccactacaacggatacaaccactgccactacaacagatacaaccactgccactacaacggatacaaccactgccactacaacagatacaaccactgccactacaacggatacaaccactgccactacaacagatacaaccactgccactacaacggatacaaccactgccactacaacagacacaaccactgccactacaacagatacaaccactgccactacaacggatacaaccactgccactacaacagatacaaccactgccactacaacggatacaaccactgccactacaacagatacaaccactgccactacaacagatacaactacTGCCACGACATCAGCTACAACTAGTGGTTAA
- the LOC113829857 gene encoding mucin-2 produces the protein MVPRGAFLLLAVAAIWLSGCTRPAASEADAHATCICVPTGSCSQPVSNATCDSDEQICCSMNSAVGRRKREKPVKPQRIEKKKPEGNGKNRKSFRRNSKNVTQKGGQNNLAKKVVTNTNGSKKCTKDYGRCKSKCRGQFDNKRVCPNGKVCCINPAKTRNKVIAKANDCTAAGGVCKKSNKKCKEPLSIQCPDNDKICCTKTTKNNCKSKGFRCVKNCKGTTMKIKGCNEGRVCCKQAQKGNCKQVGGNCKEEAKCNTEVLKPNKPCKDGKICCKKGNNKCKDLGGRCRKEAKCTGQIFTPSIPCKDGNVCCNKGKDKCKDLGGRCRKEAKCTGQIFTPSIPCKDGNVCCNKGKDKCKDLGGRCRKEAKCTGDVLTPSIPCKDGRVCCEKGKSKCKDLGGKCREEAKCDGDILTPSVPCKSGKVCCEKGTTCKSLSGQCKKEDTCQSKVLNPSKKCKAGKVCCLIRTCRDRGGKCKKEGKCNGRIVKVKKPCKEPKVCCLVKKTPGTTTGPQPQTTPGPQPQTSPGPQPQTSPGPQPQTSPGPQPQTSPGPQPQTSPGPQPQTSPGPQPQTSPGPQPQTSPGPQAQTSPGPQPQTSPGPQPQTTPGPQPQTSSGPQPQTSPGPQPQTSPGPQPQTSPGPQPQTSPGPQPQTSPGPQPQTSPGPQPQTSPGPQPQTSPGPQPQTSPGPQPQTTPGPQPQTSSGPQPQTSPGPEPQTSPGPQPQTSPGPQPQTSPGPQPQTSPGPQPQTTPGPQPQTSPGPQPQTSSGPQTQTTAGPQPQTTAGTQTTGPQPQTTPSNLGPTTTPNPTTTPNPITTPNPTTTPNPTTTPNPPTTPNPTTTNPTTTPNPTTTPNPTTTPNPTITPNPTTTPNPTTTPNPTTTPNPTTTPNPTTTPNPTTTPNPTTTPNPTTTSNPTTTPNPTTTPNPTTTPNPTTTPNPTTTPNPTTTPNPTTTPNPTTTPNPTTTPNPTTTPNPTTTPNPTTTPNPTTTPNPTTTPNPTTTPNPTTTPNPTTTPNPTTTPNPTTTPAVTTTTIPTTTLAFNVTARLLELATIDPSLGALEAALDEASDRLGTIDSTGRRRVRRQAPNPATSTTDATTTDATTTDATTTDATTTDATTTDATTTDATTTDGTTTDATTTDATTTDATTTDATTTDATTTDATTTDATTTDATTTDATTTDATTTDATTTDATTTDATTTDATTTDATTTDATTTDATTTDATTTDATTTDATTTDATTTDATTTEATTTDATTTDATTTDATTTDATTTDATTDATTTDATTTDATTTDATTTDATTTDVTTTDATTTDATTTDDTTTDATTTDATTTDATTTDATTTDATTTDATTTGATTTDATTTDATTTDATTIDATTTDATTTDVTTTDATTSDVTTTDATTSDVTTTDATTSDVTTTDTTTSDVTTTDATTSDVTTTDATTSDVITTDATISDVTTTDATTSDVTTTDGTTSDVTTTDATTADITTTDATTADVTTTDATTSDVTTTDATTSDVTTTDATTSDVTTTDATTADSTATGSTPETTTGDSATTGSTTTGDSATTGSTTTGDSATTGSTTTGDSATTGSTTTGDSATTGSTTTGDSATTGSTTTGDSATTGSTTTGDSATTGSTTSAPSTTPPQDRIDAEDLLTRYIQFLSDATAPVDDENADQIDSGTVSANSFIEEFDDLIDLIAQTGKRITDGTRALLPRARGDTQQLLDRINNGRIAIREEVERLNPLAENTITLPTLAP, from the exons ATGGTTCCGAGGGGCGCCTTCCTGTTGCTGGCGGTGGCGGCCATCTGGCTGAGTGGGTGTACTCGCCCAGCAGCTTCG gAAGCTGATGCGCACGCAACATGTATCTGCGTTCCCACGGGGTCTTGCAGCCAGCCTGTGTCCAACGCTACTTGTGACAGTGATGAACAAATATGTTGCAGCATGAATTCCG CTGTTGGTCGCAGAAAGCGGGAAAAACCAGTCAAACCGCAGAGGATCGAAAAAAAGAAACCTGAAGGAAACG gaaaaaataggaaatccTTTCGAAGAAATTCAAAAAATGTAACACAAAAAGGCGGACAAAACAATCTTGCGAAAAAGGTTGTAACCAACACTAATG GCTCCAAGAAATGTACGAAGGATTATGGGAGATGTAAGTCCAAGTGCCGCGGTCAGTTTGATAATAAAAGAGTGTGTCCCAACGGTAAGGTGTGCTGTATAAACCCTGCAAAGACTCGGAACAAAGTTATAGCCAAGGCAAACGACTGCACGGCAGCAGGAGGAGTTTGCAAGAAATCTAACAAAAAGTGCAAAGAGCCTCTTTCCATCCAATGCCCAGACAATGACAAAATATGCTGCACGAAAACCACAAAGAACAACTGCAAATCGAAGGGCTTTAGATGTGTAAAAAACTGTAAGGGAACGACCATGAAAATCAAAGGTTGTAATGAAGGAAGAGTCTGCTGCAAGCAAGCACAGAAAGGGAACTGCAAACAAGTGGGAGGAAACTgtaaagaagaagcaaaatgcAACACGGAAGTCTTAAAGCCCAACAAGCCATGCAAAGATGGAAAGATTTGTTgcaaaaagggaaataataaatgtaaagatCTGGGAGGCAGATGTCGAAAGGAAGCCAAATGCACAGGACAAATATTTACTCCCTCTATACCATGCAAGGATGGTAACGTCTGTTgtaataaaggaaaagataaatgtaAAGATCTGGGAGGTAGATGTCGAAAGGAAGCCAAATGCACAGGGCAAATATTTACTCCCTCTATACCATGCAAGGATGGTAACGTCTGTTgtaataaaggaaaagataaatgcaAAGATCTGGGAGGTAGATGTCGAAAGGAAGCCAAATGCACCGGGGACGTACTCACTCCCTCTATACCATGCAAGGATGGTAGGGTCtgttgtgaaaaaggaaaaagcaaatgcAAAGATCTGGGAGGTAAATGTCGAGAGGAAGCCAAATGCGACGGGGATATACTTACTCCCTCTGTACCGTGCAAGAGTGGTAAGGTCTGTTGTGAAAAGGGAACAACTTGTAAATCACTAAGTGGACAGTGTAAAAAGGAAGACACATGTCAAAGCAAAGTGTTAAACCCCAGCAAGAAGTGCAAAGCTGGTAAGGTATGCTGCTTAATCCGCACCTGTCGCGACCGAGGAGGGAagtgtaagaaggaaggaaagtgcaACGGTAGAATCGTCAAGGTGAAGAAGCCATGCAAGGAACCCAAAGTCTGCTGTCTAG TCAAAAAGACCCCAGGTACCACGACTGGACCGCAACCACAAACCACTCCCGGACCGCAACCGCAAACCtctcctggaccgcaaccgcaaacctctcctggaccgcaaccgcaaacctctcctggaccgcaaccgcaaacctctcctggaccgcaaccgcaaacctctcctggaccgcaaccgcaaacctctcctggaccgcaaccgcaaacctctcctggaccgcaaccgcaaaCCTCTCCTGGACCGCAAGCGCAAACCtctcctggaccgcaaccgcaaacctctcctggaccgcaaccgcaaaCCACTCCCGGACCGCAGCCGCAAACCTCTTCTGGACCTCAGCCGCAAACCtctcctggaccgcaaccgcaaacctctcctggaccgcaaccgcaaacctctcctggaccgcaaccgcaaacctctcctggaccgcaaccgcaaaCCTCTCCTGGACCACAACCGCAAACCtctcctggaccgcaaccgcaaacctctcctggaccgcaaccgcaaacctctcctggaccgcaaccgcaaacgtctcctggaccgcaaccgcaaaCCACTCCCGGACCGCAGCCGCAAACCTCTTCTGGACCTCAGCCGCAAACCTCTCCTGGACCGGAACCGCAAACCtctcctggaccgcaaccgcaaacctctcctggaccgcaaccgcaaacctctcctggaccgcaaccgcaaaCCTCTCCTGGACCGCAACCACAAACCACTCCCGGACCGCAACCGCAAACCTCTCCCGGACCGCAGCCGCAAACCTCTTCTGGACCGCAAACGCAAACCACTGCTGGGCCCCAACCTCAGACCACTGCTGGAACACAAACCACAGGACCACAACCACAAACCACACCATCAAATCTTGGGCCTACTACAACTCCTAATCCTACCACAACTCCTAATCCTATCACAACTCCTAATCCTACTACAACTCCTAATCCTACCACAACTCCTAATCCCCCTACAACTCCTAATCCTACCACAACTAATCCTACCACAACTCCTAATCCTACCACAACTCCTAATCCTACCACAACTCCTAATCCTACCATAACTCCTAATCCTACCACAACTCCTAATCCTACCACAACTCCTAATCCTACCACAACTCCTAATCCTACCACAACTCCTAATCCTACCACAACTCCTAATCCTACCACGACTCCTAATCCTACTACAACTCCTAATCCTACCACAACTTCTAATCCTACTACAACTCCTAATCCTACCACAACTCCTAATCCTACTACAACTCCTAATCCTACCACGACTCCTAATCCAACTACAACTCCTAATCCTACTACAACTCCTAATCCTACCACAACTCCTAATCCTACCACAACTCCTAATCCCACTACAACACCTAATCCTACCACAACTCCTAATCCTACCACAACTCCTAATCCTACTACAACTCCTAATCCTACCACAACTCCTAATCCTACTACAACTCCTAACCCTACTACAACTCCTAATCCTACTACAACTCCTAATCCTACTACAACCCCTAATCCAACTACAACTCCTAATCCAACTACAACGCCTGCAGTCACAACTACAACCATACCTACCACCACTCTTGCCTTCAACGTAACTGCAAGGCTTCTAGAGCTCGCAACCATCGACCCTTCCCTGGGGGCTCTGGAAGCGGCCCTGGACGAGGCCAGCGACAGACTCGGCACCATCGACAGCACCGGCCGAAGGAGAGTTCGGAGGCAGGCTCCCAACCCAGCAACCagtacaaccgatgccaccacaactgatgccactacaactgatgccactacaaccgatgccaccacaactgatgccactacaaccgatgccactacaactgatgccactacaaccgatggcactacaaccgatgccactacaaccgatgccaccacaactgatgccactacaaccgatgccaccacaactgatgccaccacaactgatgccactacaaccgatgccaccacaactgatgccactacaaccgatgccactacaactgatgccaccacaactgatgccactacaaccgatgccaccacaactgatgccactacaaccgatgccaccacaactgatgccactacaaccgatgccaccacaactgatgccactacaaccgatgccactacaactgatgccaccacaactgatgccactacaaccgatgccaccacaactgatgccactacaactgaagccaccacaaccgatgccactacaactgatgccacaacaactgatgccaccacaactgatgccactacaaccgatgcaacaactgatgccaccacaactgatgccactacaaccgatgcaactacaactgatgccacaaCAACCGATGCTACTACAACCgatgtcactacaaccgatgcaactacaactgatgccactacaaccgatgacaccacaactgatgccactacaaccgatgccactacaaccgatgccaccacaactgatgccactacaactgatgccactacaactgatgccactacaactggtgccactacaactgatgccactacaaccgatgccactacaaccgatgccaccacaatcgatgccactacaactgatgccactacaaccgatgtcaccacaaccgatgcaACTACATCGgatgtcactacaaccgatgcaACTACATCGgatgtcactacaaccgatgcaACTACATCGGATGTCACTACAACCGATACAACTACATCGgatgtcactacaaccgatgcaACTACATCGGATGTCACTACAACGGATGCAACTACATCGGATGTCATTACAACGGATGCAACTATATCGgatgtcactacaaccgatgcaACTACATCGgatgtcactacaaccgatgGAACTACATCGgatgtcactacaaccgatgccactacagctgatatcactacaaccgatgccactacagctgatgtcactacaaccgatgcaACTACATCGGATGTTACCACAACCGATGCAACTACATCGgatgtcaccacaaccgatgcaACTACATCGgatgtcaccacaaccgatgcaACTACGGCTGATTCCACAGCAACGGGTTCCACGCCTGAAACAACCACAGGTGACTCTGCCACAACTGGCTCCACAACCACAGGTGACTCTGCCACAACTGGCTCCACAACCACAGGTGACTCTGCCACAACTGGCTCCACAACCACAGGTGACTCTGCCACAACTGGCTCCACAACCACAGGTGACTCTGCCACAACTGGCTCCACAACCACAGGTGACTCTGCCACAACTGGCTCCACAACCACAGGTGACTCTGCCACAACTGGCTCCACAACCACAGGTGACTCTGCCACAACTGGCTCCACAACCTCCGCCCCCAGCACGACACCGCCTCAGGACCGCATCGACGCCGAAGACTTGCTGACCAGGTACATCCAGTTCCTCAGCGACGCCACAGCCCCTGTCGACGACGAAAACGCTGACCAAATAGACAGCGGCACCGTCAGCGCCAACAGCTTCATCGAAGAGTTCGACGACCTGATCGACCTGATCGCGCAGACGGGGAAGAGGATCACGGACGGAACCAGGGCGCTGCTGCCACGAGCCCGAGGCGACACGCAGCAGCTGCTGGACAGGATCAACAACGGCCGCATAGCTATCCGAGAGGAGGTTGAGCGGCTGAATCCACTCGCTGAAAACACAATTACCCTTCCCACACTGGCACCTTAA